One Bacteroidales bacterium genomic window, CACTTAATCTGAGAAGCATAAACTCCGAGAGAGGGAATGAGTTTGTGTTTATCATAGGGTTGAATATTGGCTGTTGGAAACCCGATAAGTTTGCCTATTTGGTTTCCCCTTACAACACGGCCCCTGATTGAATATTTATAACCCAGCAGACAGTTAGCCCTGGCTACGTTTCCTTCCAACAGAGCTTCACGGATAGCAGATGAACTCACTATCTGATGACAATGTTCTATTGGTTCAACCTGTTCAACCGTGAAATCATATTGTGCTCCCATTTCTTCAAGAAGCGTAAAATCACCCATTCGGTCGCGTCCAAAAAAATGATCATACCCCATGATCACCTTACTAATCATGATTTTATCTACAAGGACATTTTTAATAAAATCGGAAGGTGTAAGTGTTGAAAATGCTGTATCGAAAGGAATTACCAGAAGGATATCGATTCCTGCCTCACGAAAGCGCTCAATTTTTTCATCCAGGGATTGCAGCAAACGAACATCGGATACATTCCCCAGTACCAGCCTTGGATGTGGTTCAAAAGTAATCACAGCGGATTCACAATGATTTTCAGATGCTGAAGTAATGAGCCTGTTAAGAATCTCAAGATGCCCCTTATGTACACCGTCGAAAACTCCTACTGTCACTACCGGACGGCAATGAGAATGAAAATCAGAAATGGAAGTATAAATCCTCACAAGAAATCAGGTTCTGGGGTTTATGGGACACTAACCATTGACCAACTCATTATCTACCAGGTATGCAGCAATTTGTACTGCATTGGTTGCAGCACCTTTCCTCAGGTTATCAGCTACTATCCAAAGATTGATAGTGTTAGGCCGGGATTCATCACGCCGGATTCTTCCAACAAATACCTCATCCCTGTTCTCTGCATATTTGGGCATAGGGTAAATCGATTTATCAGGTTCATCCTGGACAATAATACCCTTTGAAGATGAAAGGAGTTTTAGAATGGATGCTATTTCAAATTCCTTTTCAAACTCAACATTTACAGCTTCGGAGTGCCCCCCGGTTACAGGGACCCTCACAACTGTTGCAGTTACTCCTATATTGTTGTCACCGAGAATTTTCCGGGTTTCATTTACAAGTTTCGTCTCCTCCGAAGTATATCCATTGGCTTCAAAGGTACCTCCATGAGGAAATAGATTCAGGTCGATAGGATGGGGATATACGCGTTCACCATTTACCCCCGAACGTTCATTTTTAAGTTGTTGAACAGCTTTTTGACCGGTTCCTGTAACTGATTGATAGGTAGAAACCACCACTCTTTTGATCCCAAATGCCCGGTGTAAAGGGGCCAGGGCCAATACCATCTGGATGGTTGAGCAGTTCGGATTGGCAATAATTTTATCAGAAGCTTTTAAAATAGATGCATTTATTTCCGGCACAATCAGTGGAATATCAGCATCCATCCTCCAGGCTGAGCTATTATCAATAACAGTGGTACCCACTTTGGCAAAAGCAGGGGCAAATTCCCTTGAAATAGATCCGCCGGCGGAAAAGATAGCAATGTCAGGTTTCCTCGAAATAGCTTCCTTCATGTCAACTATTTTATAAGGCATATTGTTGAAATGAATCTCCTTCCCAACAGATTTTTCTGATGCAACTGGAATAATTTCCGTAATTTTATCAAATGGAAGGTATCTGCCTTCCTCAAGTACCTTCAACATCACTCCACCTACTAAGCCTGTTGCTCCAACTACTGCTATTTTCATATTGACTAGGGATATTTTTTTTCAGATTGCAAATTTAGGATATTTAAATTAATCGTAAGGAGCCTTAAAATGAAGAACACTTGTGTTTTATTGTTTCTCATCCTGTTTCCGGGGATGATGAAAGCCCAATGGAATGATTCATTCGGCGATGGTAATTTTACATCCCAGCCTGTTTGGGTGGGCGACTCCACTGACTTCAAAGTCAACAGCAGTATGCAACTACAAATAAATGCTTC contains:
- a CDS encoding bifunctional riboflavin kinase/FAD synthetase, which gives rise to MRIYTSISDFHSHCRPVVTVGVFDGVHKGHLEILNRLITSASENHCESAVITFEPHPRLVLGNVSDVRLLQSLDEKIERFREAGIDILLVIPFDTAFSTLTPSDFIKNVLVDKIMISKVIMGYDHFFGRDRMGDFTLLEEMGAQYDFTVEQVEPIEHCHQIVSSSAIREALLEGNVARANCLLGYKYSIRGRVVRGNQIGKLIGFPTANIQPYDKHKLIPSLGVYASQIKWNGNVYQGMSNIGIRPTIDANRLTVEVNIFNFSEEIYSEAISLYFLERIRDEKRFGGLEQLKEQLFKDQIEVARFFENLGSKN
- a CDS encoding aspartate-semialdehyde dehydrogenase, translated to MKIAVVGATGLVGGVMLKVLEEGRYLPFDKITEIIPVASEKSVGKEIHFNNMPYKIVDMKEAISRKPDIAIFSAGGSISREFAPAFAKVGTTVIDNSSAWRMDADIPLIVPEINASILKASDKIIANPNCSTIQMVLALAPLHRAFGIKRVVVSTYQSVTGTGQKAVQQLKNERSGVNGERVYPHPIDLNLFPHGGTFEANGYTSEETKLVNETRKILGDNNIGVTATVVRVPVTGGHSEAVNVEFEKEFEIASILKLLSSSKGIIVQDEPDKSIYPMPKYAENRDEVFVGRIRRDESRPNTINLWIVADNLRKGAATNAVQIAAYLVDNELVNG